In the genome of Gemmatimonadota bacterium, one region contains:
- a CDS encoding M23 family metallopeptidase, with amino-acid sequence MTRGVLLLFGTLGGAALARHGSPLYAKALTPRDAETGAAQGRHHQVAPPALPDSAGIPTIALTSAKAPNGDIWVGTYGRGIYIASGKKPLRRLVNDTSKTSISMNFINAIAFGARGQIWYGTIGNGWGVSLDGGKSWKNWTFTQLGPEWQYVAPDGILIRGDTVAIATADGLQVTTDDGAHWTAFGDAVGPPAKGPADTMLAVLPSEYLLGFAAPPRARASSLGLRLLGHRTAFLPLGQCLRAASGEHDAACVVADQRLGAAVSVAPIGLVPVAGPVAGSAKGWSPWFARPIGHADNDMNDQTYRWGSTMGGFFQPHQGIEFNNPDGTLVHAIGSGTVVYAGRAERGALTVSIRHDTMLTIADKKFFVFSVYYHNSRLRTSVGDRVARGDIISEVGHTGRATNDHMHLEVHLAPTDSVKPIVDSLNRYPPYTTNPELWITPLPGTGLIAGTVVDAAGKAIPQAHIYGVKKPLPAETPFVFAETYGPRNRPHPVYGEQFALTDVPAGLHTLFVVIDGKRITRSVRVRPGAMTWVEFRP; translated from the coding sequence ATGACGCGCGGAGTTCTCTTGCTGTTCGGAACCCTTGGTGGTGCCGCGCTCGCGCGGCACGGATCTCCGCTCTATGCCAAAGCCCTGACTCCGCGTGACGCGGAGACCGGTGCCGCCCAAGGGCGGCACCACCAGGTCGCGCCACCAGCCCTACCAGACTCCGCCGGAATCCCCACGATCGCCCTCACCTCCGCGAAAGCCCCCAACGGCGACATCTGGGTCGGCACCTACGGTCGCGGCATCTACATCGCCTCCGGCAAGAAGCCGCTGCGCCGCCTCGTGAATGACACCAGCAAGACCTCGATCTCGATGAACTTCATCAATGCCATCGCCTTTGGCGCGCGCGGCCAGATCTGGTACGGTACCATCGGTAACGGCTGGGGCGTATCACTCGATGGCGGGAAGAGCTGGAAGAACTGGACCTTCACCCAGCTCGGCCCCGAGTGGCAATACGTCGCGCCCGATGGCATCCTGATTCGTGGCGACACCGTCGCGATTGCGACCGCCGACGGCTTGCAGGTAACGACCGACGACGGCGCCCACTGGACCGCATTCGGCGATGCCGTGGGGCCGCCGGCCAAGGGGCCCGCCGACACCATGCTCGCGGTGTTGCCCAGCGAATATCTGCTCGGGTTCGCTGCGCCGCCACGGGCCCGCGCCTCGTCACTCGGCCTGCGTCTCCTCGGGCACCGTACTGCCTTTCTCCCGCTCGGGCAGTGCCTGCGCGCCGCCAGCGGAGAGCATGACGCAGCGTGCGTGGTGGCCGACCAGCGACTCGGTGCCGCGGTTTCGGTCGCGCCGATCGGGCTCGTGCCTGTTGCCGGCCCTGTCGCGGGAAGTGCCAAGGGCTGGTCGCCCTGGTTTGCCCGCCCGATCGGTCATGCCGACAATGACATGAATGACCAGACCTACCGCTGGGGCTCGACCATGGGTGGGTTCTTCCAGCCACATCAGGGGATCGAATTCAATAACCCTGATGGCACGCTGGTGCACGCCATCGGCAGTGGCACCGTGGTGTACGCGGGCCGAGCGGAACGGGGCGCGCTCACGGTCTCGATCCGTCACGACACCATGCTGACGATCGCCGACAAGAAGTTCTTCGTCTTCTCGGTGTACTACCACAACTCCAGGTTGCGCACTTCGGTAGGTGATCGCGTTGCTCGTGGTGATATCATCTCTGAAGTTGGTCATACCGGCAGGGCCACCAACGATCATATGCACCTCGAAGTGCACCTGGCACCGACCGACTCGGTGAAGCCGATCGTCGACTCGCTCAATCGTTACCCGCCCTATACCACCAATCCTGAACTATGGATCACGCCGCTGCCTGGCACCGGTCTGATCGCAGGCACGGTGGTCGATGCAGCAGGGAAGGCGATTCCGCAGGCGCACATCTACGGTGTGAAGAAGCCGTTGCCGGCCGAGACGCCATTCGTCTTTGCCGAAACGTATGGCCCGCGCAATCGCCCGCATCCGGTTTATGGCGAGCAGTTCGCCCTCACCGACGTGCCGGCGGGTCTCCACACCCTCTTTGTCGTCATCGACGGCAAGCGAATCACGCGATCGGTCCGGGTGCGACCCGGCGCGATGACCTGGGTCGAGTTCCGGCCCTGA
- a CDS encoding 6-carboxytetrahydropterin synthase — protein sequence MPRALVVRRVHFNAAHRLHNPAHSDEWNRATFGPCNNANYHGHNYEVELCVAGEISLETGYVVDVGILNALFDEHVHGLLDHRNLNLDVPWFATHLPSAENIARFIWEQLEHRIPAGKLACVRLWETPRNFVEYTGA from the coding sequence ATGCCCCGCGCTCTTGTTGTCCGTCGCGTGCACTTCAACGCGGCCCATCGCCTCCACAACCCCGCACACTCCGACGAGTGGAACCGCGCCACGTTCGGACCGTGCAATAACGCCAACTATCACGGCCACAACTACGAGGTCGAACTCTGTGTCGCGGGGGAGATCAGCCTCGAGACCGGCTACGTCGTTGATGTGGGGATTCTCAATGCCCTCTTCGACGAACACGTCCATGGTTTGCTGGATCACCGGAATCTGAACCTCGACGTCCCGTGGTTCGCGACCCACCTGCCCTCGGCCGAGAATATCGCGCGCTTCATCTGGGAGCAGCTCGAGCACCGGATTCCCGCAGGGAAGCTCGCCTGTGTGCGCCTGTGGGAAACGCCGCGCAACTTTGTCGAATACACCGGAGCGTAA
- a CDS encoding SMC family ATPase, translating into MLLQRLRLVNFRQHELTDLEFGVGLIGIIGPNGAGKTTLLEAIAYALYGVPATRGTRETLRRRGAPPRSRFEVTLDFSLGIHHYSITRTLTTAELSQDGHLIANSTGAVTDRVTALLGMTRDEFFNTYFTGQKELAVMAAMGATERAQFLSRVLGYEKLREAQDRLRDRRTSFRAELTGIEQGLADPAALEAELAAAAAALAGSRRERDIALAGEQSASARLAALTPDWTAAEARRTAWQSLDGERRVAEGKVAAARASFEALDRELATALRARTRLTETAAATSEWTALTAERELLDQASAAWGARSKSAARRDQARRRAEELAPQLAVLPDAARVDQLMIARADALLLRDAADRQNEERRTRWTQDGQEVRTRLEQFRDRYRELKEQRELIEARGPEGICPTCGRPLGKDFQSLLDLLTRQLEEVAVDGQYLRQRADQLKDAPAELTELDAERQRLEQELRKSTEALGQAQAQIRQRRDLEVERDRLAAELVQLEAELAGPAAAYDAARHESVRTRLAELEPLRREHDQLIGLATRAETLLADAAIAEQRASAAEAELAALDQRVVALGWDPEGFAALERNLREIEAGLQASRVAVARATTLVEAGERQQVTALSRQADRQAKAEAATRLGVRLGLLQELDRAFTDLRHELNLQLRPELAERASLLLSELTGGRYPDLDLDESYLPTIVEDGEAKPVISGGEEDVVNLALRLAISQMIAERAGQPLTLLVLDEIFGSLDEERRGSVLDLLRALSDRFPQVVLITHVEGMRDAFDRVIRMTYDVEKGVTTATDETPELSDVAA; encoded by the coding sequence ATGCTGCTGCAGCGGCTTCGTCTTGTGAACTTTCGGCAGCACGAGCTCACAGACCTGGAATTCGGTGTCGGGCTGATCGGCATCATCGGCCCGAACGGCGCCGGCAAGACCACACTGCTCGAGGCGATCGCCTACGCGTTGTACGGTGTGCCGGCCACGCGCGGCACCCGCGAAACGCTGCGTCGTCGCGGGGCACCGCCCCGCTCCCGGTTCGAGGTCACCCTCGACTTCTCGCTGGGAATCCATCATTACTCGATCACGCGGACGCTGACCACGGCCGAGCTGTCGCAGGATGGACACCTCATCGCGAACAGCACCGGGGCAGTGACTGATCGGGTCACCGCGCTCCTCGGTATGACACGCGACGAGTTCTTCAACACCTATTTCACCGGGCAGAAGGAACTCGCGGTGATGGCGGCAATGGGGGCCACCGAGCGCGCACAGTTTCTCTCGCGCGTTCTCGGCTATGAAAAATTGCGCGAGGCACAGGATCGGCTGCGCGATCGGCGCACGTCGTTCCGCGCCGAGCTGACGGGGATCGAGCAGGGGCTGGCCGATCCGGCGGCGCTCGAGGCCGAGCTTGCCGCGGCCGCGGCGGCGCTCGCGGGGTCGCGCCGGGAGCGGGATATTGCGCTTGCCGGAGAACAGTCTGCCTCGGCGCGCCTCGCTGCGCTCACGCCTGACTGGACGGCCGCTGAGGCACGTCGCACGGCGTGGCAGTCGCTCGACGGCGAACGCCGTGTCGCCGAGGGAAAGGTGGCCGCGGCGCGCGCGTCGTTCGAGGCACTCGATCGCGAACTCGCCACCGCCTTGCGGGCGCGCACGCGCCTCACCGAAACCGCCGCGGCCACCAGCGAATGGACGGCCCTCACGGCCGAGCGCGAGTTGCTCGACCAGGCTTCGGCGGCGTGGGGCGCGCGCTCGAAGAGCGCTGCGCGGCGCGACCAGGCGCGGCGACGCGCCGAGGAACTCGCGCCGCAGCTCGCCGTGCTCCCCGACGCCGCGCGCGTTGACCAGTTGATGATCGCGCGGGCTGATGCCTTGTTGCTGCGCGACGCCGCCGATCGCCAGAACGAGGAGCGGCGGACCCGCTGGACCCAGGATGGTCAGGAAGTCCGCACGCGCCTGGAACAGTTCCGTGATCGCTATCGCGAACTCAAGGAGCAGCGAGAGCTGATCGAGGCACGCGGGCCTGAAGGAATCTGCCCGACCTGCGGCCGGCCGCTCGGGAAGGACTTCCAGTCGCTCCTCGATTTGCTGACGCGACAGCTCGAAGAGGTGGCCGTCGACGGACAGTACCTCCGCCAGCGCGCCGACCAACTCAAGGATGCGCCCGCGGAACTCACCGAGCTCGATGCCGAGCGGCAGCGACTCGAGCAGGAGCTGCGCAAGTCCACCGAGGCACTGGGGCAGGCGCAAGCGCAGATCCGCCAGCGTCGCGATCTCGAAGTCGAGCGTGATCGCCTCGCCGCCGAGCTGGTGCAACTCGAGGCAGAGCTGGCCGGCCCCGCAGCAGCGTACGATGCCGCGCGCCACGAGAGCGTGCGCACCCGCCTCGCCGAACTCGAACCGTTGCGACGCGAACACGATCAGCTGATCGGGCTCGCCACCCGGGCGGAAACGCTCCTCGCCGACGCTGCCATTGCCGAGCAGCGAGCCAGTGCCGCCGAGGCGGAGCTCGCGGCGCTCGATCAGCGCGTTGTGGCCCTGGGTTGGGATCCCGAAGGCTTCGCCGCGCTCGAACGGAACCTGCGGGAAATCGAGGCCGGTTTGCAGGCGTCGCGAGTGGCAGTCGCACGGGCGACGACGTTGGTGGAGGCAGGCGAGCGGCAGCAGGTGACGGCACTCTCCCGCCAGGCGGATCGACAGGCGAAGGCGGAGGCGGCGACGCGTCTCGGCGTGCGACTCGGACTGCTCCAGGAACTCGATCGGGCCTTCACCGACTTGCGCCACGAACTCAATCTCCAGCTCCGGCCCGAACTCGCCGAGCGGGCCTCACTCCTGCTCAGTGAACTCACGGGCGGACGCTACCCCGACCTCGACCTCGACGAGTCGTATCTTCCGACGATCGTCGAAGATGGCGAGGCCAAGCCGGTGATCTCGGGCGGCGAGGAAGATGTGGTGAATCTCGCGCTACGCCTGGCGATCTCCCAGATGATCGCTGAACGTGCCGGGCAGCCGCTCACCCTGCTCGTGCTGGACGAAATCTTCGGATCGCTCGACGAGGAGCGCCGCGGGTCGGTGCTCGACCTGCTCCGGGCGCTCTCGGATCGCTTCCCGCAAGTTGTGCTGATCACGCACGTCGAGGGGATGCGTGACGCCTTCGACCGGGTGATCCGGATGACCTACGATGTCGAGAAGGGTGTCACGACGGCCACTGACGAAACTCCGGAGCTGAGCGATGTGGCGGCCTGA
- a CDS encoding aminotransferase class I/II-fold pyridoxal phosphate-dependent enzyme: MPVPTERLQRIKPYVFATLAEKKRARLATGAAIVDLSLGSPDQPMPDAIIESLATAVHDRSRHGYPDFTGDPTFKRSFAGFLERRFGATVDPMTQLVPTAGAKEALAQVIQTYCNAGDVVLITDVAYPVYERAAMAVGAETVALPVSAAGEWWPDLGAVSADLRRRAKVLVLNFPNNPTCAVTSLDRLAEAVAFARANDILFVSDLAYSELTFRGEPAPSVLQVPGALDTAIEIHSGSKNFSMAGLRVGMVVGSPEVCRALNACRNLVGYGAPTVVQLAAATAFERAEELSSLLRAGYRERFEAAGTGFASGGFRVELPAAAMYLWLPVPAGMTDWEATELLLSREGIVLTPGSGFGTGGAEYLRMSMVAPPAVLEDAARRAASIWR, translated from the coding sequence GTGCCCGTTCCAACTGAACGCCTGCAGCGGATCAAGCCGTACGTCTTCGCCACGCTCGCCGAAAAGAAGCGCGCCCGGCTCGCGACCGGTGCCGCGATCGTCGATCTGTCACTCGGCTCCCCTGATCAGCCGATGCCCGATGCCATCATCGAGTCGCTCGCTACCGCGGTGCACGATCGGTCGCGTCACGGCTATCCCGACTTCACCGGTGATCCGACATTCAAGCGCAGCTTTGCGGGGTTCCTCGAGCGCCGGTTTGGCGCCACGGTGGATCCGATGACTCAACTGGTTCCGACCGCGGGCGCGAAGGAGGCGCTTGCTCAGGTGATCCAGACCTACTGCAATGCCGGCGACGTGGTCCTCATCACTGACGTGGCGTACCCGGTCTACGAGCGCGCTGCGATGGCCGTTGGCGCCGAGACCGTCGCCCTGCCAGTCTCGGCCGCGGGTGAATGGTGGCCGGACCTGGGAGCGGTGTCGGCCGATCTTCGTCGCCGCGCCAAGGTGCTGGTGCTGAACTTCCCCAACAACCCGACATGTGCGGTCACCTCGCTCGATCGACTCGCCGAGGCAGTGGCGTTTGCCCGCGCCAACGACATCCTGTTCGTGAGTGATCTTGCCTATAGCGAATTGACCTTCCGCGGTGAACCGGCGCCCAGCGTGCTGCAGGTCCCGGGTGCCCTCGATACGGCGATCGAGATTCATTCCGGCTCGAAGAACTTCTCGATGGCAGGCCTGCGGGTCGGTATGGTGGTGGGGAGTCCGGAGGTCTGTCGGGCGCTCAACGCGTGCCGCAATTTGGTCGGGTATGGCGCACCGACGGTGGTTCAACTGGCAGCGGCAACGGCGTTCGAGCGCGCAGAAGAACTGTCGTCACTACTTCGAGCCGGCTACCGCGAGCGCTTCGAGGCTGCGGGAACAGGATTCGCCTCGGGCGGGTTCAGGGTAGAGCTTCCCGCGGCAGCCATGTATCTCTGGTTGCCGGTGCCCGCGGGCATGACCGACTGGGAGGCCACCGAGTTGCTACTGTCCCGCGAAGGGATCGTGCTGACCCCCGGGAGCGGTTTTGGTACCGGTGGAGCGGAGTATCTGCGGATGTCGATGGTCGCCCCACCCGCCGTTCTCGAAGATGCGGCCCGGCGCGCCGCCAGCATCTGGCGCTAG
- a CDS encoding GNAT family N-acetyltransferase has translation MWRPDRTVAGPERVKPRDIDPLNRVFSDAFTERYRKDGLSGVRVPYLNPLIWQFAIADAGDGAMLWRDGRGEMIAFNIVHQTGSEGWMGPLAVRPDRQGQGLGRQIVLAGVEWLIAQGATTIGLETMPRTIDNIGFYSRLGFVPSPLTITLQRDDPRQQERVGERLGELSASAARPVINECRLLADAVCTGVDFTREIDLTLEYKVGDATLLRGADGALRGFALWHTAPLAQGRPVEELRILKLVAPDTATAVEVIAAVEHETAALGLTHFSLRCQTHYRELYTMLVADGFRVQWTDLRLTLGSHPEAAARGVLLSNWEI, from the coding sequence ATGTGGCGGCCTGATCGTACTGTAGCCGGACCCGAGCGGGTGAAGCCACGCGACATCGACCCGCTCAATCGTGTCTTCTCCGATGCCTTCACCGAGCGCTACCGGAAGGACGGCCTCTCGGGTGTGCGAGTGCCCTATCTCAACCCTCTGATCTGGCAGTTCGCCATCGCCGATGCCGGCGACGGTGCGATGCTCTGGCGCGACGGGCGAGGAGAGATGATCGCCTTCAACATCGTGCACCAGACGGGGAGCGAAGGATGGATGGGGCCGCTCGCCGTCCGGCCCGATCGACAGGGGCAGGGGCTCGGTCGGCAGATCGTGCTGGCGGGCGTCGAATGGCTCATCGCCCAGGGGGCCACCACCATCGGCCTCGAAACGATGCCGCGCACAATCGACAACATCGGCTTCTACTCGCGACTCGGCTTTGTGCCATCGCCGCTCACCATCACCTTGCAGCGCGACGACCCGCGCCAGCAGGAACGGGTCGGGGAGCGTCTCGGTGAGCTCTCTGCTTCGGCCGCACGCCCCGTCATCAATGAGTGCCGACTTCTCGCCGATGCCGTCTGCACCGGTGTCGACTTCACCCGGGAGATCGATCTCACGCTCGAATACAAGGTGGGTGACGCGACGCTGCTGCGTGGGGCCGACGGTGCGCTGCGCGGCTTTGCACTCTGGCATACAGCGCCACTCGCCCAGGGACGCCCGGTGGAGGAGCTTCGGATCCTGAAGCTGGTCGCGCCCGATACAGCCACCGCCGTCGAGGTGATCGCGGCGGTCGAGCACGAAACTGCCGCGCTCGGGCTGACGCATTTCTCGTTGCGCTGCCAGACGCACTATCGCGAACTCTATACGATGCTCGTCGCCGACGGCTTCCGGGTGCAGTGGACCGATCTCCGGCTCACGCTCGGCAGCCACCCCGAAGCGGCAGCGCGTGGCGTGCTCTTGTCGAACTGGGAGATCTGA
- a CDS encoding SDR family oxidoreductase produces the protein MNPAVVLVTGASRGIGAATAKRFAADGATVIRLARSALPPLPGSRDYRVDLADPADRARVLHLISEEIGLPDVIVSNAGAFLMAPLEDTSDALLREQLAINLEAPLAIARQFLPAMRERGSGAHLLVGSVADHKAYAGNAAYAASKFGARGLHEVLLEECRGSGVRCTLISPGPTDTSVWDPLDPDSRGDLPNRADMLCVDDVAAAIHFAAMQPGHVQIEEIRMGASR, from the coding sequence GTGAACCCTGCTGTGGTCCTCGTGACCGGCGCGTCGCGCGGCATCGGCGCTGCGACGGCGAAACGGTTCGCGGCTGATGGCGCCACCGTCATCCGGCTCGCCCGCAGCGCACTGCCTCCCCTTCCAGGGAGCCGCGACTACCGCGTCGACCTCGCCGACCCCGCCGACCGCGCGCGAGTGCTGCACCTGATCTCGGAAGAAATCGGCCTTCCCGACGTCATCGTGAGCAATGCCGGAGCCTTCCTGATGGCCCCACTCGAAGACACCAGCGACGCCCTGCTGCGCGAGCAGCTCGCGATCAATCTCGAGGCGCCACTCGCCATCGCGCGGCAATTTCTCCCGGCAATGCGGGAACGCGGCAGCGGCGCGCATCTCCTGGTCGGGAGTGTGGCAGACCACAAGGCGTACGCCGGCAACGCAGCGTATGCCGCGAGCAAGTTCGGTGCACGCGGGCTGCATGAGGTCCTGCTGGAGGAGTGCCGTGGGAGTGGCGTGCGCTGCACCCTGATTTCGCCAGGCCCGACCGATACCTCGGTCTGGGATCCGCTCGATCCTGACTCGCGCGGCGACCTGCCAAATCGTGCCGATATGCTCTGTGTCGACGATGTCGCTGCGGCGATCCACTTCGCAGCAATGCAGCCGGGCCACGTGCAGATCGAGGAGATCCGGATGGGGGCGAGCCGATGA
- a CDS encoding prephenate dehydratase domain-containing protein, whose product MTRIAYQGAPGAFSWLAARELFPRAKRQAMSDFASVVRAVAQGRVELGILPIENSVIGEVREAQAALRTEAGLVIVEDATFPIRQCLLALPGARVAGIRWVESHPAALAQCAGWLSERGLQMRAVDDTAGAARSIAADRDYTRAAIAGVEAAELYGLEVLAHDIADRGDNCTRFVVIATAVRAEVAA is encoded by the coding sequence ATGACTCGCATTGCCTATCAGGGTGCCCCCGGCGCGTTCTCGTGGCTCGCGGCGCGCGAGCTCTTCCCGCGGGCCAAGCGCCAGGCGATGAGCGATTTCGCGTCGGTCGTCCGTGCGGTGGCGCAGGGTCGTGTCGAGCTCGGCATCCTCCCGATCGAGAACTCGGTGATCGGTGAGGTGCGTGAGGCGCAGGCGGCACTGCGCACTGAAGCGGGGCTCGTCATTGTCGAGGATGCCACCTTTCCGATCCGTCAGTGCCTGCTCGCACTTCCGGGCGCCAGGGTGGCGGGGATCCGCTGGGTCGAGAGTCATCCCGCGGCGCTGGCGCAGTGTGCCGGATGGCTGTCCGAGCGCGGCCTGCAGATGCGGGCGGTCGATGATACCGCCGGTGCCGCCCGCAGCATCGCCGCGGACCGCGACTACACCCGCGCAGCGATCGCCGGGGTCGAGGCCGCAGAATTGTATGGCCTCGAGGTCCTGGCGCACGATATCGCCGACCGCGGCGACAATTGCACTCGCTTCGTCGTCATCGCGACCGCAGTGCGCGCCGAGGTGGCCGCGTGA
- a CDS encoding FAD-binding oxidoreductase, with protein MVHDILSSDPAVRQAFSADASGIEMIPDLVARPVAAAEVVDLLKQASADGTSVTSAGGQSSMTAAAITDHGILLSLRGLDQVSDLDVAARTVRVGPGIGVAQLKRQLAEHGLLFAVDPTSEEEASLGGAIACNASGARSLRYGATRPHVRALTVVLASGEEVELRRTRLEKNTVGYAPMQDPIDWFIGSEGTLGVVVSAELALLPLPEKVTGIGIPFADERDALAFVVAARSAMDAGTMHPRCLEFLDSGALEIVRAEEGGAQWSGKAFIYTEQESRGDEELDFDAWLALAERHHAVTDDMLVFDSDASIRVARRLRHAVPAVLGEYGGRHKATGGIRVGTDWAVPYGLLPEAIAMARGVAASHGVENPTIFGHAGNGHPHFNFICKNPAEIEAVDRVLLETLTRVIAMGGTVAAEHGIGKIKQRWLPLQLSRIQVDAMAALKHALDPQGLMAPGNLLP; from the coding sequence GTGGTACACGACATTCTGTCCAGCGATCCCGCGGTTCGCCAGGCCTTCAGTGCCGACGCGTCAGGCATCGAGATGATTCCGGACCTCGTCGCGCGACCCGTTGCGGCCGCCGAGGTCGTGGACCTGCTGAAGCAGGCCAGTGCCGACGGCACATCGGTGACCTCCGCCGGCGGGCAGAGCAGCATGACCGCCGCGGCGATCACCGATCACGGAATCCTGCTCTCGCTCCGCGGCCTCGATCAGGTCTCTGACCTCGATGTCGCCGCGCGGACGGTGCGGGTCGGCCCCGGGATCGGTGTGGCCCAGCTCAAGCGCCAGCTCGCGGAGCACGGCCTCCTCTTCGCCGTCGATCCCACGAGCGAAGAGGAAGCCTCGCTCGGTGGCGCGATCGCCTGCAACGCCTCGGGCGCACGTTCTCTCCGGTACGGGGCGACCCGGCCGCACGTGCGGGCGCTGACCGTCGTGCTCGCGAGTGGGGAAGAGGTGGAGCTGCGCCGCACCCGGCTCGAGAAGAACACCGTCGGCTACGCCCCGATGCAGGATCCGATCGACTGGTTCATCGGCAGCGAGGGGACCCTCGGTGTTGTTGTTTCTGCGGAACTGGCTCTGCTGCCCTTGCCGGAGAAGGTGACAGGCATCGGCATTCCGTTTGCGGATGAGCGCGATGCGCTGGCATTTGTCGTCGCTGCACGCAGCGCGATGGACGCCGGCACGATGCATCCACGCTGCCTGGAATTCCTCGACAGCGGTGCGCTCGAGATCGTCCGCGCGGAAGAGGGCGGGGCGCAATGGAGCGGCAAGGCATTCATCTACACCGAGCAGGAGAGCCGCGGCGACGAGGAACTCGACTTCGATGCCTGGCTCGCGCTCGCCGAACGGCACCACGCCGTCACCGATGATATGCTGGTGTTCGATAGCGATGCGAGCATTCGTGTCGCCCGTCGGCTGCGCCACGCTGTCCCGGCCGTGCTCGGCGAATACGGCGGCCGGCACAAGGCCACCGGCGGGATTCGGGTCGGTACCGACTGGGCCGTGCCATATGGACTGTTGCCCGAGGCGATCGCGATGGCGCGGGGAGTCGCGGCGAGTCACGGAGTGGAAAACCCGACCATCTTCGGCCACGCCGGCAACGGCCATCCGCACTTCAATTTCATCTGCAAGAACCCGGCGGAGATCGAGGCGGTCGATCGGGTGTTGCTGGAGACCCTCACGCGGGTGATCGCGATGGGCGGCACCGTGGCGGCCGAGCATGGCATCGGCAAGATCAAGCAGCGGTGGCTTCCGTTGCAGTTGAGCCGGATCCAGGTCGATGCGATGGCGGCCCTCAAGCACGCGCTCGATCCGCAGGGGTTGATGGCGCCGGGGAATCTGTTGCCGTAG
- the aroH gene encoding chorismate mutase, protein MIRRWVRRWLAVPDVRAIRGAITVASDDAAAIREAVLELLREVRRENHFADTEVISAIFTVTPDLTAAFPAETARRAGWHHVPLLCMQEIAVPGGMPRCLRVLVHVQRDWQESAPRHVYLRGAATLRPDLVRA, encoded by the coding sequence GTGATCCGGCGATGGGTGCGACGATGGCTGGCGGTGCCCGACGTCCGGGCGATCCGCGGCGCTATTACCGTCGCCAGCGACGACGCGGCGGCAATCCGCGAGGCGGTCCTCGAGTTGCTGCGAGAGGTGCGCCGGGAAAATCACTTTGCCGACACCGAAGTGATCAGTGCCATCTTCACCGTCACTCCCGATCTCACGGCGGCGTTTCCGGCCGAGACGGCTCGTCGCGCGGGGTGGCATCACGTGCCGCTGCTCTGCATGCAGGAGATTGCGGTACCGGGAGGCATGCCTCGCTGTCTGCGCGTGCTGGTACACGTGCAACGTGACTGGCAGGAATCTGCGCCGAGGCACGTCTATCTCCGGGGCGCGGCGACGCTCCGACCGGATCTCGTACGAGCCTGA
- a CDS encoding DUF1259 domain-containing protein: MSATALRTALSLALLLPASLLAQGDDWKAVDAAMGRTATVLPGGVHKFGMPRADLRVRIGAVTLRPTFALGSWIAFQREGTQAMAMGDLVLLPSEVEPVRRSLQSSAIVPSALHNHLLNESPHVMYMHVEAHGDAVQIARAIRAALALTGTPATSGAATPVDSRLDTALIVNRLGYRGKVVGGVLQIAIARQDSIRSGGMLIPPSMGVATAINVQSAGRNLVAVTGDFVLAADEVQPVINALTANAIAVTALHSHLLAEEPRLLFLHFYGVGAPDKLADGLRLALARTRVVAPVTPSP; encoded by the coding sequence ATGTCTGCCACCGCCCTGCGTACCGCGCTCTCACTCGCTCTGCTCCTGCCAGCGTCGCTGCTCGCTCAGGGTGATGACTGGAAGGCTGTCGACGCTGCCATGGGTCGCACCGCCACGGTGCTCCCTGGCGGTGTTCACAAGTTCGGGATGCCGCGCGCCGACCTCCGGGTCCGGATCGGCGCGGTCACACTTCGGCCCACCTTTGCTCTCGGCTCGTGGATCGCCTTCCAGCGTGAGGGAACGCAAGCGATGGCCATGGGCGACCTCGTGCTGCTGCCGTCGGAAGTCGAACCGGTGCGACGCAGTCTGCAGTCGTCCGCGATCGTCCCCTCCGCATTGCACAATCATCTCCTGAATGAATCGCCTCACGTGATGTACATGCACGTCGAGGCCCACGGCGACGCGGTGCAGATCGCGCGGGCGATCCGGGCTGCGCTCGCACTCACGGGTACCCCCGCGACGAGCGGCGCGGCCACCCCGGTCGACAGCCGGCTCGACACGGCGCTCATCGTCAATCGCCTTGGATACCGCGGCAAGGTCGTGGGTGGGGTGCTGCAGATCGCCATCGCGCGCCAGGATTCGATTCGCTCCGGCGGGATGCTTATCCCGCCGTCAATGGGCGTCGCAACGGCTATCAATGTCCAGTCGGCGGGCAGGAATCTCGTCGCGGTGACCGGTGATTTTGTCCTCGCGGCGGACGAAGTACAGCCCGTGATCAACGCCCTGACCGCGAATGCCATCGCCGTGACGGCACTGCACAGTCACCTGCTGGCCGAGGAACCGCGCTTGCTCTTCCTGCATTTCTACGGGGTCGGTGCGCCCGACAAGCTCGCCGACGGACTCCGCCTCGCGCTCGCCCGGACGCGGGTGGTGGCCCCCGTGACGCCCTCCCCTTGA